A DNA window from Arachis duranensis cultivar V14167 chromosome 3, aradu.V14167.gnm2.J7QH, whole genome shotgun sequence contains the following coding sequences:
- the LOC107482157 gene encoding putative F-box/FBD/LRR-repeat protein At1g78760 isoform X1, which yields MDQISGLPEAIRHDILARLPDRDSARTSVLSKAWRETWSTFPILSICSDQHFKSEDVTVDNYHSKIDKVIDYVGRRLLRLRDLGLAIKEFKLIMDYVDHKCMAHHVDLWMKMAIESGGEVLHLQLRLPGRYVGRHSPDRFYDLPLSVIESKSLTKLVLMDRIRVNQAFLTHSVKLYSVLKLSYCSNLEELNIDARNLLSFAYEGNNQPGISFQQCSNQLEVNSFSDVDFQDHSSLRKFVQNIKPQKIWASVSLFICLSILTEPEQGAFQVSSIPPTIKRLELQFSPDYEAFYFPFMNYLLSSCCPNSISFSFRSYVHGKAFIQVCHYPQIFSESCIESCIYNDNSTSIPAVTAFVFIYFIIDMFFLTPFVILQKTTVFVRDTDGKKGREVPLQFK from the exons ATGGACCAAATATCTGGTTTGCCAGAAGCTATACGTCATGACATTCTCGCAAGGCTTCCGGACAGAGATTCTGCCAGGACTAGTGTCTTATCAAAGGCTTGGAGAGAAACATGGTCTACGTTTCCGATATTGTCTATTTGCAGCGATCAACATTTTAAGAGTGAAGATGTAACGGTAGACAATTATCATAGCAAAATAGACAAAGTTATTGACTATGTTGGGAGAAGATTACTGAGGCTCCGCGACCTAGGCTTAGCAATCAAAGAATTCAAGCTCATCATGGACTATGTAGACCATAAGTGCATGGCCCACCATGTTGATCTATGGATGAAGATGGCTATTGAAAGTGGTGGCGAAGTATTACATTTACAGCTTCGCCTCCCTGGTCGCTATGTAGGGAGACACAGTCCGGACAGGTTTTATGACCTTCCACTCAGTGTCATTGAATCCAAATCACTTACTAAGTTGGTGTTGATGGACCGAATCAGAGTTAACCAAGCATTCCTCACCCATTCCGTCAAGCTTTACTCG GTCTTGAAGTTATCATACTGCTCTAACTTGGAGGAGCTTAACATTGATGCTCgaaatttattatcatttgcGTACGAGGGAAACAACCAACCTGGTATATCTTTTCAGCAATGTTCTAATCAATTGGAAGTCAATAGTTTTAGCGATGTGGATTTTCAGGACCATAGTAGCTTGAGGAAATTTGTCCAAAACATTAAACCCCAAAAGATTTGGGCATCAGTCTCCCTCTTTATCTGTCTGTCAATTCTA ACTGAACCAGAGCAGGGTGCATTCCAAGTTTCATCTATTCCTCCAACTATTAAACGCTTGGAATTGCAGTTTTCTCCGGACTACGAAGCTTTCTATTTCCCTTTTATGAATTACTTGCTTTCAAGTTGCTGCCCGAACTCTATTTCATTTAGTTTTCGCTCTTATGTTCATGGTAAAGCATTCATTCAGGTATGTCATTATCCTCAAATTTTCTCTGAGTCTTGCATTGAGTCTTGCATTTACAACGACAACAGTACTTCCATCCCAGCAGTGACTGCATTTGTATTTATATACTTTATCATCGATATGTTCTTTCTAACTCCGTTTGTTATTTTGCAAAAAACAACAGTTTTTGTACGAGACACTGATGGGAAGAAAGGAAGGGAAGTGCCACTGCAGTTCAAGTAA
- the LOC107482157 gene encoding putative F-box/LRR-repeat protein At5g41840 isoform X2 yields the protein MDQISGLPEAIRHDILARLPDRDSARTSVLSKAWRETWSTFPILSICSDQHFKSEDVTVDNYHSKIDKVIDYVGRRLLRLRDLGLAIKEFKLIMDYVDHKCMAHHVDLWMKMAIESGGEVLHLQLRLPGRYVGRHSPDRFYDLPLSVIESKSLTKLVLMDRIRVNQAFLTHSVKLYSDHSSLRKFVQNIKPQKIWASVSLFICLSILTEPEQGAFQVSSIPPTIKRLELQFSPDYEAFYFPFMNYLLSSCCPNSISFSFRSYVHGKAFIQVCHYPQIFSESCIESCIYNDNSTSIPAVTAFVFIYFIIDMFFLTPFVILQKTTVFVRDTDGKKGREVPLQFK from the exons ATGGACCAAATATCTGGTTTGCCAGAAGCTATACGTCATGACATTCTCGCAAGGCTTCCGGACAGAGATTCTGCCAGGACTAGTGTCTTATCAAAGGCTTGGAGAGAAACATGGTCTACGTTTCCGATATTGTCTATTTGCAGCGATCAACATTTTAAGAGTGAAGATGTAACGGTAGACAATTATCATAGCAAAATAGACAAAGTTATTGACTATGTTGGGAGAAGATTACTGAGGCTCCGCGACCTAGGCTTAGCAATCAAAGAATTCAAGCTCATCATGGACTATGTAGACCATAAGTGCATGGCCCACCATGTTGATCTATGGATGAAGATGGCTATTGAAAGTGGTGGCGAAGTATTACATTTACAGCTTCGCCTCCCTGGTCGCTATGTAGGGAGACACAGTCCGGACAGGTTTTATGACCTTCCACTCAGTGTCATTGAATCCAAATCACTTACTAAGTTGGTGTTGATGGACCGAATCAGAGTTAACCAAGCATTCCTCACCCATTCCGTCAAGCTTTACTCG GACCATAGTAGCTTGAGGAAATTTGTCCAAAACATTAAACCCCAAAAGATTTGGGCATCAGTCTCCCTCTTTATCTGTCTGTCAATTCTA ACTGAACCAGAGCAGGGTGCATTCCAAGTTTCATCTATTCCTCCAACTATTAAACGCTTGGAATTGCAGTTTTCTCCGGACTACGAAGCTTTCTATTTCCCTTTTATGAATTACTTGCTTTCAAGTTGCTGCCCGAACTCTATTTCATTTAGTTTTCGCTCTTATGTTCATGGTAAAGCATTCATTCAGGTATGTCATTATCCTCAAATTTTCTCTGAGTCTTGCATTGAGTCTTGCATTTACAACGACAACAGTACTTCCATCCCAGCAGTGACTGCATTTGTATTTATATACTTTATCATCGATATGTTCTTTCTAACTCCGTTTGTTATTTTGCAAAAAACAACAGTTTTTGTACGAGACACTGATGGGAAGAAAGGAAGGGAAGTGCCACTGCAGTTCAAGTAA